A genome region from Arachis duranensis cultivar V14167 chromosome 8, aradu.V14167.gnm2.J7QH, whole genome shotgun sequence includes the following:
- the LOC107462768 gene encoding F-box protein SKIP23: MDHSCASSCRAFSFLTTKHFRSWSEIRKSAAMADWSELPKELLRLISELIDSPFYLLRFRSVCSSWRSSSSPLPTHLPLKFPTFPSATAATPSIFSLSKRTLFLINPPHQTPHRSWLIKIGQDTHGHTLLFHPLSRFPIKSNSNSNLILNLIDLPVFDIEHEFILADTCPTSLNALYMEKVVFSWLGSRKDGFALLTIHISGRLALFRSGHPDWTIIPDMLTPYDDVCVHKGSLFAVDSTGRTVIVGLDLSLTPVADPVFGGDKKFLVACESELFLVDKYLSSDYLCELGGFDDDDEDEIYELGCERAVRFEVYRLEEMERRWVEVGSLGDRVLFLGDDCAFSASASDLGIDGGDCVVFRDDTFNVNALESGLGVFHLDKGRISPLSDYPSISKLFWPPPDWIGLHGLH; this comes from the coding sequence ATGGACCATAGTTGTGCAAGTAGTTGTAGAGCTTTCTCCTTTCTGACCACAAAGCATTTCCGGTCCTGGAGCGAAATTAGAAAATCAGCAGCGATGGCAGACTGGTCAGAACTCCCAAAGGAACTCCTCCGCCTAATCTCGGAACTCATAGACAGCCCCTTTTACCTTCTCCGATTCCGATCTGTCTGCTCCTCATGGCGCTCTTCCTCTTCCCCACTCCCCACCCACCTACCCCTCAAGTTCCCCACCTTCCCCTCCGCTACCGCCGCCACCCCTTCCATCTTTTCTCTCTCCAAACGCACCCTCTTCCTCATCAACCCACCTCACCAAACCCCACACCGTTCCTGGCTCATCAAAATCGGCCAAGACACCCATGGTCACACCCTCCTCTTCCACCCTCTCTCCCGTTTCCCAATCAAATCCAATTCCAATTCTAACTTAATATTAAACCTAATCGACCTCCCTGTCTTTGACATCGAACACGAGTTCATCCTCGCTGACACGTGTCCCACCTCCCTCAACGCTCTCTACATGGAGAAAGTCGTTTTCTCCTGGCTGGGTTCCCGAAAAGACGGTTTTGCCCTCCTCACGATCCACATATCCGGAAGGCTCGCCCTCTTCCGGTCCGGGCACCCTGACTGGACTATAATCCCCGACATGCTGACGCCGTACGACGACGTCTGCGTCCACAAGGGCAGCCTATTCGCCGTTGACAGCACCGGCCGGACCGTGATCGTTGGCCTTGACTTGAGTCTCACCCCGGTCGCTGACCCGGTCTTTGGCGGTGACAAGAAGTTCCTGGTTGCGTGCGAGAGTGAATTGTTCTTGGTGGACAAGTACTTGTCCTCTGATTATCTTTGTGAATTGGGGggttttgatgatgatgatgaggatgagaTCTACGAGCTTGGTTGTGAGAGGGCTGTGAGGTTTGAGGTTTATAGGTTGGAGGAAATGGAGAGGAGGTGGGTCGAGGTGGGGAGTTTGGGAGATAGAGTTCTGTTCTTAGGGGATGATTGCGCATTCTCGGCTTCCGCGTCGGATTTGGGTATTGATGGAGGGGATTGTGTGGTGTTTAGGGATGATACTTTCAACGTGAATGCGCTGGAGAGCGGGTTGGGTGTGTTTCACTTGGATAAAGGGAGGATTTCGCCTTTGTCTGATTACCCTAGCATTTCCAAGTTGTTCTGGCCTCCTCCGGATTGGATTGGGTTGCATGGATTGCACTGA